In Labilibaculum sp. DW002, one DNA window encodes the following:
- the crcB gene encoding fluoride efflux transporter CrcB — protein MLRTMLLIGLGGFLGSVSRYLVGQGLHRLFDTIFPIGTMTVNIVGSFIIGVIYSLAERDNLVSPEMRMFLTVGFCGGFTTFSSFAFDNLNLLKDSGFLYLSIYVGGSVFLGLLAVYFGTQIHKLF, from the coding sequence ATGCTTCGTACAATGTTGTTAATCGGATTGGGAGGATTTTTAGGAAGTGTATCCCGATATTTGGTTGGACAAGGATTACATCGTCTTTTCGACACCATTTTCCCCATTGGAACAATGACTGTAAATATTGTAGGTAGTTTTATTATTGGAGTAATTTATTCTTTAGCCGAACGCGACAATCTTGTTAGCCCTGAAATGAGAATGTTTCTTACGGTAGGTTTTTGTGGTGGTTTTACCACTTTTTCTTCATTTGCTTTTGATAATCTGAACCTTTTAAAAGATAGCGGATTTTTGTATCTTTCTATATATGTGGGAGGAAGCGTATTCTTAGGGCTATTGGCAGTTTACTTCGGCACACAAATTCACAAGTTGTTTTAG
- a CDS encoding DUF190 domain-containing protein: MRLKGKAKLLRVFVGEADRVYQRPLYEAIVYGAKKYGLAGATVHRGIMSYGANSRIHTSKIFSLSDDLPIIIEIVDSEDKVNGYLHILELLIEKSGGGGMITMEQVDVIRYQAQSK; encoded by the coding sequence ATGAGATTGAAGGGGAAAGCAAAGTTATTACGTGTATTTGTTGGTGAAGCAGATCGTGTTTACCAAAGACCATTGTACGAGGCAATTGTTTATGGAGCAAAGAAATATGGATTAGCAGGAGCAACGGTTCATAGGGGTATCATGTCTTATGGAGCCAATTCACGAATACATACCTCTAAGATTTTCAGCTTATCGGATGATTTGCCAATTATAATAGAAATTGTTGACTCCGAAGATAAAGTAAATGGCTATTTGCACATTCTTGAATTACTGATTGAAAAATCGGGAGGTGGAGGAATGATTACTATGGAACAAGTTGATGTAATTCGCTATCAAGCTCAGAGTAAATAA